The following nucleotide sequence is from Calonectris borealis chromosome 5, bCalBor7.hap1.2, whole genome shotgun sequence.
TAACACGGCATAAATGCATGTAGCTGGGTCACATCTGGAGCTGTTTTCAAGTCACCGTGTTTTTTCAGAGCATGATATGCCAAGAATTATGGCATGCACATACTGAGAGCCTTTGTGTTCCTTGGAGCTAGTGGCTCTACACGGGTGCCCCTCCATGGGGCCTGGCTTCCATCATTACCTGACCTCAGCCCCCAGATAAGGAGAATTATTATTTAGGTCCAGAAAAGGAACTGTTTTGAGctgctggaaagaagaaaataaaaaggcacatTCATCCTGAAGGTAGTAAGTGTTGCAGAAACTCATCTCTTGGGAGAAAGATCACAGCCAGACCTATGCTATACATTGTAACGTACATTATACAGTCGCAGTTTCCAAAGGTAAAGTAAGAACACACCACAGTTCCTATACCTTCCCACACTGTTTATACGGTATTCCCTTCTGATCACAGTACTCGTAGCAGAGGGCTGCACCCTGCACACACAGCTTAGCTTTCAGAGATCCAGGTTTGTAGTAAATTCCACTGTGAATCACACCACTGTTATGTCCACTCTGGTGATGAgctaaatagaaagaaaaatacgTTATTAAAATACGTGTTCCCATAATTGGTTCATACCTTAATTACTTCAGCTGTCAGAAGAGTGAGCAATTTGAGGTACTGCCCTAAATCAGCATTACAACAAGAGATGCTCAAATAAGGTAACTGCACAGCAAACACAATTCCTCCCTTGGTCTCAAAAGGCTACAAAAATACCGACACAGCAAGACCTAGTTAATAATAAACCATCACAGCTTGCAATGTGTTGAATCaacaggggaaaggaaaaagaaaagaaaaaatcacaagtTTTTCCTTCAAGAGCTACAACTGCAGGCCAATTAATCAAAATTTTCtacatgttaaaattaattttaagaaattcaatttttcaaattaaagtcATCCTTAAAGGCCTCATCTAACATAATGTCTGTGCAATCCTCAATTTCTTTGGATGTGCTGGCAGGCCTGGTAGGCTTTTCAAGTATTTGTGAACTGGATTAGGTTGCCATTTCCTCTTTGTAACTAAGTAAAATAGAGGTGAAAAATATCATAAACATGTTTATTGAAGTAATTTGGGCAGGTTCTCCCTCTTAACATATTGACTCCCAAAGGTCATTGCTGCTTCACACTCACACAACTGTTAAGGACTTCCGTATGTCCTGTCTTGGGGATAAAAAGCCACTTCATATCATACAGGTAACATCTCAAGAGCAACGTATAGCCTGGCTGATGGAGCTATTTAGAGGAGAGCTTGGGCTCACAGGTCTTATTTTGAGTTAGCCGCTGACGTGATCCCTTGGAGTTGCTCTTACTTCCCTGAGTGACTACGTATCTCCATAAGCACTTGGTGTGAAAAGACTGCTTATGATGAACCTGTGCTCGTACTTGAGCGAGCCAGAAAAGCTTTCAGTGAAGCAACAGGGCTCATTCTTTCTTATTTCAAAGCCAGGACTCCCAGGTGCAGAGTGCCTCAAGATTTCCTGTGTCCTGTGTAAGCTGGCAACGCTGGGCCATGTTACTCTGGCTAATGCAGGGTCAGTAACTAGTGATATCTTCCCAGTTATCCCTGTGTTCTTTACCTTCGACCTGCCATGCAGCTTGCACAGCATATACAGGGATATCCAGGGGCAAACGAGTGTGGTTTACAGTTCGGGCAATTAACAGATGGGTGTAGACTTTGCCCAGACCAGCAGCTCCCAGACATTTTTAAGCAGCTCTACTTCCCGACTCTCCCTCTCTACCCACCAACCATCACTGCTGTTCACTCTTCTCCTCATGCCCCACCAAAAAGCCATCCCGGCACCATTTCTCAGCTCAtcctctctgcctcctgctctgtGCAGCACTAAACCAGACTTGCCCTTGTCCCTGCTCCTTACTTGAGTCATTCAACTCATCCTCGTCCTTTTCCCTGaaatccctgctgctgctggagccccaGGCCAGTAAGACCTGCCACTTTCAAACAATGAAGTGGCGATGTTCAGTCTTTCTTCACTTAAAGTCCTAGCTCGAAGTCCCAGCAGCGAAGCACAGACCAACGACAACTCTGCTTCCCCACTGAAGGACGCATCCCTGGGCGAAGGGAGGAAGAAATCCCCCATCAGGGCAAAGCCAGCGGTGCCTGGAAACAAAGATGCTCTTCCCGGGGGGGTTGGAATCCATCACCCACTTCAGCAACAAGGGCAGATGCTCTTCCAGTGCTGCTCGCCCACCCAAAAGCTGAGCTTCCCCCCATGAAATACTGAGGGTTTGGCGAGCGTGTCCTTCAGTAAGGATTTCTGACAGACTGACACCAGGTAACCCCAAACACACGGCTGAGGACGACACACCGGCACCATACCtagctccttctccttctccagcacgGCGAAGGCGAGCGAGGGGTGCCGCCGGACGAGCTCCCGGGCGGAGGCCAGCCCCACGATTCCCGCGCCCACCACCGCCACGTCGAAAGTGCTGCACGGAGACAGACACGGCCGTAAGCTCACCCCGACAGCCTTCTCGCGGGGACGCGTTCGCCTGCCCGGGGAGGcaccccgcctcccgccccgacCCTGAGGGGAGGGCGACGGCCCGGCCCGAccccggccgccctcccgccgTGAGGGACGGGGTGAgagggcgcgggcagggcgctAAGCGGACACAccgaggaggaggcggcggggctcgggcagggccgctccccgctcccgccgcgcggCCTCACCTGCGCTGGCGGCGCTGGGCCCGCCacagcgccgcggccccgccgccgcccgcccgctgccgcagcagcgccgccgctgccgccatcTTGGGGGCGGTGGAACAGAGGGCCGGGCTCCTCCTCCGCGCCCGCTCCGCGGCGGCGGTGAGGGGCGGccggaggagggcagggctgggtcGGGTCGGGTCGGGCTGCGCGTACGGTTCGCGTGCTTGGCGCCTTGGAGGCAGCCCGGCGGGAGGGGATCCCGCGCGGGGCGAACCCTGAGGTGGCGGTGGGGCCTCCCCTCAGGGCGCTGATCCCCGGGGCTTCCTCTGCAGCCGTCGTTCCTGCTGGGCTGACAGACCTGGCTAGGCCTTGAGGGGAAGCCGGGTACGGGCCGCCCGTCCTGCGGCCTTGGGCGCTGGCGCTGGCACTCCGGATAACATCGCcgtttcccctctctccttttcctcaaGAACATGATCCTGTTGGGAAAACTCGTGCAGCCGGTGTGCAGCCAAAGCAagctgccgccgccgggcgcctGCAGACACTTCTGGGGATGGCTGAATGCCGTGTTCAACAAGTAAGAGTGATTCGGTGTGCACAAGTCAATTAATGGGTCCCACCTATCCACTGCGCGGTTTGTGAAGCAGGGAGCATTAAGTCCCGGGACTAGAGAGAAGATTTTCTATTATTAGTGCTCTTCTTTCACCCCAGATTGCATGGGGGTGCTTGGCAGGGGTCGTTCCTTACTGTTTCCAGTTACACAGCTGTGGCCTTCCAGAGGAAGGTGTGTGCTTTGCTCCCTTCCCTGGGGTGGCCGAGGCAAGCTGACGATGTGGGTTCTCTCCCTAAATGCCGGTCGTCTTTGACCCCCGACTGCATTTAAGCCGGTAGCACAACCATGCCCCCTTTACTTATTCAGAAAAGCATCTAACCAACCCATCGTTTACAATGTGATTCAGCAACACAAGGGTTTCACATTTACTTTTAGAAAGATAATGCCTTTCTCCGTGAAATTTTCTCTGCCCGTAACTTTTGCCAGTAGCTAATAGTTTTGCCTTATGTCTTCTAGTTCTGTGGAAAGGGTTGCATGGTGTAGCTGATTGCTGTAACGGGGTGGGAAGCTCAATCAGACAGGAATCTCTTCCAGGGCTCTGCTTCTGTCTTCAGCATTGCTCACGAGACTAAGATATCCTTTCACTGAATGGATCCAGGGATTTTAACTAATTGCTGAAGTGGGTCTTTTTGAAATACTGTAATTGTTGAGAAGGCGGCTTCAGGAGCAACATACAGGTGACAGGCAATGGTCagtttttatataaacaaaatatgtttGGGGGACAAATTTGCAATTGTTGTAAAGCCTTACGCTGGGTAGAGAAAGGCGTTTTTTATCTCTCCTTGCAGACATGGAAGGAAACAATCAGTTACAAGGGTGAACACATGCCAGGTCAAGTTGCAgttgtattctttctttttttaccaaaAGTAACTGCCatttaaaacaagtttaaaaaaaccttatgCCCGACTGATTAAGAACCAGCACAATCCAAATGATTCCAAACCACTTCCAGTAAATCATATTCTCACTTTTCTGACATCTTATCATGCACATAGCCAAATATTTGTTGTGCAGTAGTATTACCGTAAAGACAATAAATCTGCCACATTATAGAAACCGTGTGAATGCTCTTTCTGTCTTGGCAGAGTGGACTACGAACGTATACAAGCCGTTGGCCCTGACAGGGCAGCTTCAGAATGGCTGTTGCGATGCGGTGCCCTGGTGCGCTATCAAGGCTATCAGAAATGGCAGCAGGACTACAACGGTCTCCCAACAGGGCCCTTGGGGAAATACAAGATAGAGGCAATTAATGCCACCGACTCTTGCATCATGTACAGAGGATTTGACTATTTGGGTAATGTAACCACAAGATTATGTGTGCAAAGATTATACTGAATGGTCTTAGTTCTTTCAGTTGCATCAAAATATGAATAACCAGGTCATTTTCTCATTCCTTAGTAAGATATAGAGaaatcttttgaaattttttttgcttttttccttaaaatggctCTACAAATATTCAGCAGTTCCTAAGATTTTGCTGGAGGTGTGGTGTGAAGCAGAAAGAGATCAGGAACTTCATCAGCCCTTACCTGAAGTGACAGTAGCACTAAGGAAGTGCAACAAAGatttgctgtttaattaagttCGTAGTTAAGTAGTTGGTAGCAAAAAGCACtactttaaatattctttttcttctaaaccaAGTGATGTTTTTGGTGTCTGTGAAGTCATAATACTGCTTGTTCTCCAGACGTTTATGATgtcttcaaagacaaaaaaaaagcagcaagctcTCAGTTTTTTACAAAATGAAGAAGAGATTGTTTCAGGTCTCCTTTaaataacaaaaaccaaaatgggGAACagaccattttatttttttattggcAGGGGACTTTGAATTTCCTGCATTATCACGTTCCTAATTCAGAGTTGTTGTCTATCTCCCAAACTTGTAGAGCTTTTTTTGC
It contains:
- the DMAC2L gene encoding ATP synthase subunit s, mitochondrial, which encodes MILLGKLVQPVCSQSKLPPPGACRHFWGWLNAVFNKVDYERIQAVGPDRAASEWLLRCGALVRYQGYQKWQQDYNGLPTGPLGKYKIEAINATDSCIMYRGFDYLDGLEHVTEIKLQKCIYIQDECLQRLSETKNLQKSLLQLKIISCGNVTDKGIIALHKLTNLEYLYLSDLPGIREKETTVHVLQRALPNLELELDLE